One Magnolia sinica isolate HGM2019 chromosome 2, MsV1, whole genome shotgun sequence genomic window, TCCCATTCCACCCTCAACCAATTCAACCACACCCAAAGGAAATTCTACCACAACGAAACCCTCGCTATCCCCTGTCTCACCCCCTCCTCAACCTTCACATACAACGCCCTTCTCCGCACTTCTCTACCTAACCATGCTCTCTCCATTTATTCCCAAATGCTCCGATCCCCTGCCACCCCTCCTAACAAATTCACCTTCACTTTCCTCCTCAAATCCTGCCTCAAAAACTCAGCTCCGCATTTCGTCAAACACATTCACTGCCATCTCACCCTATTCGGCTTCGCGTCCGATCCCTTCCTTCAAACAGCTCTCGTCAGCCTGTATGCTGATACCGGGCTAATTGAAATGGCACGGCATGTGTTCGACAAAATGCCTCACAGAGACATCGTCTCTTACACTGCATTGGTCTCTGCTTATGCCAGTTGTGGCCTGGTAGATGCTGCTCGCCAGGCGTTCGATGAGATGCCTGAACGAAATGCCGTTTCGTGGGGTGCAGTGATTGCGGCCTACTCGCAAAGCGGGCAGCATGTGGAAGCCTTGGCTCTCTTCCGTGACATGCAGCGGGTTGCAGGAGTGGACCCCACTGAGGCCACTCTGGTCTCAGTTCTATCCTCTGCGGCGCATGTCAGTGCCCTCAAGGAAGGGGATTGGGTGCACAGATACATCTGGCGCAACCGCATCCCTCTGACTGCAAGCCTTGGCACCGCACTTCTGACCATGTATGCAAAATGCGGGTCTATAGTAGATGCAATgaacgtgtttgatgaaatgcctcaaaGAGATGCACCTGCTTGGACGGCCATGATTTTGGCACTTGCTACCCATGGGCAATGCAATCAAGCACTGCATTTCTTCAATAGGATGGTTAGTTTAGGATTTAGACCGGACCGCGTCACATTCATCGGGGTCCTAACAGCGTGCAGCCATGGTGGTTTTCTCGACACGGGTCGCTATCACTTTGCCTGTATGAAAGACTTCTATAACATCGCTCCGGGAGTAGAACATTATGGGTGTATGGTGGACATTCTTGGCCGAACCGGGCACGTTGAGGAGGCGTGGAATTTGGTACAAGCAATGCCTGTGGAGCCTGACACCTTGGTGCTCAAGGGCCTTCTAAGTGCTTGTTCTAACCATGGCTATGTGAGCTTCGCCGAGTGGACTTTTAAGAAGCTTATAGCACTAGATGCCAGCAATGCCTCTCCGTATGTGATGCTGGCGAATACATTCGCAAGCGTCGGTAAATGGTCCAATGCGGAGGGAGtgaggaagatgatgagagatagAGGGGTGGCAAAGACGGCCGGGTGTAGTCTGATTGAGTTGGATGGGGTTGTTCATCAGTTTGTAGCTGGAGATAATGAAGATCATCCTGAAATTGAAGTGATCAGGGCCATGTTGCATGGAATGGGCCAGGTTTTAATAGATGGTCACGGTGAGCATGTATAGAAATGATGAAGTGGAGCTTTTGATCTAAAATCTTGAAGGTGGGCTCATGTATTTTTTGGGAAATAAGAATGAAATGAATAAACGACAACGAAGCTTAGAATATAAACCATTCCCATCATCTGATTGGAGTGCACACCcaattgatctggaccgtccattcgatTGGCCACCTCTTGTGGGACATCCGTCGAAGCTATTACAAGAAGGATTTCTCATGATTATTAATCGGGGGCTATCAAGCCACAATAAATTCgaaaaattttacaagaaattTGTGAATTTGTATATGTTTTAATACCATGGCATCACCACCACAATACATACGACTTgaggtgggaccaccatgatgtgtatgggaGATCCAAATCCTGCATCGAATGTACTCCGTATGGAAAATTCGATGCGGCGGAAATCAGCAGGATTCAGAACTCAGGTGGACTGTGTCATCAAGATTCAGCAGCCATCAAATCAAAGGCTTGGATAGACCAACCGTGGCCCCCACATTTACAAACTCCCTGCACAACAGGGAGCTCAGGTCTCCCATTTCAAATTGTACATATGGGTGTAGTAAGATGGATGTTTCTTTGAGTCCATATTCAACTCAAGATATGGTTGTGCTTTAATGGTTGAAGGTGGTTCAAGTTGAGGTTTTCAGTCTATACAAGAGTGACTGACCCATCGTTCAGTGACCCAAAACCGTCGATTCCATGGTCCCGCCGCGAACAGTCCACACACCAAAAATCTCCCCAGATGGGAAAAATCCTAAACAAATACAGAAAAGCAGTTCCCATTCAACCACTAAAAGGCCAAATGTTCAGTAGCAATCATCTTCCAATCTGACAGATTTTGGATCAAgggtttgtgggtcccattatatcagtgttttggatcactaaaccatgggacCCCACTTTCTAGAAATTAATGCTCTCTTCCCAAACCCTTTGTAGTGGA contains:
- the LOC131228065 gene encoding pentatricopeptide repeat-containing protein At3g62890-like, giving the protein MLRSPATPPNKFTFTFLLKSCLKNSAPHFVKHIHCHLTLFGFASDPFLQTALVSLYADTGLIEMARHVFDKMPHRDIVSYTALVSAYASCGLVDAARQAFDEMPERNAVSWGAVIAAYSQSGQHVEALALFRDMQRVAGVDPTEATLVSVLSSAAHVSALKEGDWVHRYIWRNRIPLTASLGTALLTMYAKCGSIVDAMNVFDEMPQRDAPAWTAMILALATHGQCNQALHFFNRMVSLGFRPDRVTFIGVLTACSHGGFLDTGRYHFACMKDFYNIAPGVEHYGCMVDILGRTGHVEEAWNLVQAMPVEPDTLVLKGLLSACSNHGYVSFAEWTFKKLIALDASNASPYVMLANTFASVGKWSNAEGVRKMMRDRGVAKTAGCSLIELDGVVHQFVAGDNEDHPEIEVIRAMLHGMGQVLIDGHGEHV